The following proteins are encoded in a genomic region of Spirosoma sp. SC4-14:
- a CDS encoding YceI family protein, translating to MNHPTFRSYGLATLLLCAFVSPLAKRKLVADKSVSTVTYAAKHPLHNWEGVSHDVNCAVMYNDETKMPENVAVSIKVASFDSHNNNRDSHAIEVLDGLKYPNVTFVSSDIRPDENGMLVAKGNLTFHGVTKPVTLQTIRKEAGGKLTLTGEFPVNMSEYNIERPSLMGLKTEDGMILRFYAVFNL from the coding sequence ATGAACCATCCAACTTTTCGTAGCTATGGGTTAGCTACCCTGCTGTTGTGCGCCTTTGTAAGCCCACTGGCAAAACGTAAACTGGTAGCCGATAAAAGCGTATCGACCGTAACCTATGCCGCTAAACACCCACTTCATAACTGGGAGGGCGTTAGTCACGATGTGAATTGTGCAGTGATGTATAATGATGAAACAAAAATGCCCGAAAATGTGGCTGTTTCTATTAAAGTAGCATCGTTCGACAGCCACAATAATAACCGCGATTCGCACGCCATCGAAGTACTCGACGGCCTGAAATATCCGAATGTTACGTTTGTAAGTTCCGATATTAGGCCTGACGAAAATGGTATGCTGGTCGCTAAAGGAAATCTGACGTTTCATGGAGTAACAAAACCAGTAACACTACAGACTATTCGGAAAGAGGCCGGGGGAAAATTAACATTGACCGGTGAATTTCCTGTTAACATGAGTGAGTATAATATTGAGCGCCCGTCGCTAATGGGCTTAAAGACGGAAGATGGCATGATTCTTCGTTTTTATGCCGTGTTTAATTTGTGA
- a CDS encoding Rieske (2Fe-2S) protein: protein MNPTTEPMKRGEFLRSLGMSSAALMAFYCMGTGLTACSSKSNDPSPSTGGTGTTTPSTGFTGNATESAGAINFTLDLTDSNFSKLKTAGQYAIVGSIIVAKIKNGSLIALSKTCTHEGTEVQYRSAQDDIYCNNHGSEYSTTGAVEVGPATRALTQYKTALSTDGNTLTVTA from the coding sequence ATGAATCCAACGACTGAACCAATGAAACGGGGCGAATTTTTGCGTAGCCTTGGTATGAGTAGTGCAGCCCTGATGGCTTTTTATTGCATGGGCACGGGTCTAACGGCCTGTTCGAGCAAAAGTAACGACCCTTCGCCTTCGACTGGAGGAACGGGCACCACTACGCCCAGCACTGGCTTTACGGGCAATGCTACCGAATCGGCGGGAGCAATTAATTTTACACTCGATTTGACCGACTCAAATTTCAGTAAACTGAAAACAGCGGGGCAGTATGCAATCGTTGGCAGTATAATCGTGGCTAAAATAAAAAATGGTTCCCTGATCGCTCTGTCGAAAACCTGCACGCATGAGGGGACCGAAGTACAGTATCGATCGGCGCAGGACGATATTTACTGCAACAATCACGGCTCTGAATACAGCACCACGGGTGCTGTAGAAGTAGGCCCCGCCACTCGGGCCCTGACGCAGTACAAAACCGCGCTCAGTACAGACGGAAACACACTGACCGTTACGGCCTAA